From Buchnera aphidicola (Nurudea shiraii), the proteins below share one genomic window:
- the era gene encoding GTPase Era: protein MKQIIYCGTISIVGKPNVGKSTIINKLVKSKISIVSKRPHTTQKNIIGVQNYDIFQAIYIDTPGISHKALDFMKKRKYYHINKLCNNSEVVLFILDAITWTLEDDLVFNTIKYTTTPIIVIINKNDKISNKKVLLPYIDFLRKKHSFEQILPISGKTGENVDLLSRIVQNMLPKSKPKILNNKITDCSLNFKIEEIIREKFIFYLGNELSYSIQVSLENINVNKKGMHIIKAAIFVKNNQHKKIVIGKHGKKIKLCSTIARQELEKHFKTPVYLSLFVTKNKKYISI, encoded by the coding sequence GTGAAACAAATAATCTATTGTGGTACTATTTCAATAGTTGGAAAACCAAACGTTGGAAAATCAACAATTATTAATAAATTAGTCAAATCTAAAATTTCTATAGTTTCAAAAAGACCACATACTACTCAAAAAAATATTATTGGTGTTCAAAATTATGACATTTTTCAAGCAATTTATATAGATACACCTGGAATTTCCCATAAAGCTCTTGACTTTATGAAAAAAAGAAAATATTACCATATTAATAAGTTATGCAATAATTCAGAAGTAGTATTATTTATTTTAGATGCAATTACTTGGACATTAGAAGATGATTTAGTATTTAATACTATTAAATATACCACTACTCCTATCATAGTCATTATTAATAAAAATGATAAAATTTCTAATAAAAAAGTATTGCTACCATATATAGATTTTTTAAGAAAAAAACATTCTTTTGAACAAATTTTACCTATCTCAGGAAAAACAGGAGAAAACGTCGATTTGCTATCGCGTATAGTTCAAAATATGTTACCAAAGTCTAAACCAAAAATTTTAAATAACAAAATTACAGATTGTAGTTTAAATTTTAAAATAGAAGAAATAATTCGAGAAAAATTTATATTTTACCTAGGAAATGAACTTTCTTATTCAATACAAGTTTCATTAGAAAATATTAACGTTAATAAAAAAGGAATGCACATTATAAAAGCAGCAATATTTGTAAAAAATAATCAACATAAAAAAATTGTTATTGGAAAACACGGAAAAAAAATAAAGTTATGCAGTACTATAGCTAGACAAGAACTAGAAAAACATTTCAAAACTCCAGTATATTTATCATTATTTGTAACTAAAAATAAAAAATATATTTCTATTTAA
- the dnaQ gene encoding DNA polymerase III subunit epsilon → MKKKRKIVLDTETTGINFSGRFYDSHKIIEIGAVEIVDNCVTGNDFHSYICPNRLIEESAFKIHGISNDFLLNKPKFFEIAQNFLKYIEGSELIIHNSKFDVGFINYELSMLDLHIKNILDLCNVTDTLTIARRMFPGKKNTLDALCSRYKISTYKRNIHSAIHDAQLLAKVYIFMTNRQEPLPFSIESNSYFQNKSKFKSSNNINLKFFSATKQDIVNHNAYLKHMIKTSGKCIWINKK, encoded by the coding sequence ATGAAAAAAAAAAGAAAAATTGTTTTAGATACTGAAACAACTGGAATTAATTTTTCAGGACGTTTTTATGATTCTCATAAAATAATAGAAATAGGAGCAGTAGAAATTGTTGATAATTGCGTTACAGGAAATGATTTTCATTCATACATTTGCCCTAACAGATTAATTGAAGAAAGTGCTTTTAAAATTCACGGTATTTCTAATGATTTTTTATTAAATAAGCCTAAATTTTTTGAAATAGCTCAAAATTTTTTAAAATATATTGAAGGTTCTGAATTAATTATTCATAATTCTAAATTTGATGTTGGTTTTATTAACTATGAATTAAGTATGTTAGATTTACATATTAAAAATATTTTGGATCTGTGTAATGTTACCGATACATTGACAATAGCAAGAAGAATGTTTCCAGGTAAAAAAAATACTTTAGACGCTTTATGTTCACGATATAAGATTAGTACATATAAAAGAAATATTCATAGCGCAATTCACGATGCTCAGCTATTAGCTAAAGTATATATATTTATGACAAATCGTCAAGAGCCTTTGCCGTTTTCTATAGAAAGTAACTCTTATTTTCAAAATAAGAGCAAATTTAAATCTTCTAATAATATTAATCTAAAATTTTTTTCAGCAACAAAGCAAGATATTGTTAATCATAACGCATATTTAAAACATATGATTAAAACATCAGGAAAGTGTATTTGGATAAATAAAAAGTAA
- the rnc gene encoding ribonuclease III, with product MNYNVIQKLQKILGYTFSRKKLLIQALTHRSANKKHNERLEFLGDSILSFVIANALYHDFPDVNEGDMSRMRATLVRGNTLAQIANEFNLGYYLQLGQGELKSGGFKRESILANTIEAIIGSIFLDSNLNIVEKLILKWYKKRLEIISPGDTQKDPKTRLQEHLQSKHLPLPEYVVKKVYGEAHNQLFTIYCEITGIHEKSIGIGSSRRKAEQEAAQSALIKLGLE from the coding sequence ATGAATTATAATGTAATACAAAAATTACAAAAAATTTTAGGATATACTTTTTCTAGAAAAAAACTATTAATTCAAGCATTAACTCATAGAAGTGCAAATAAAAAACATAACGAAAGACTAGAATTTTTAGGAGATTCTATTTTAAGTTTCGTAATAGCTAACGCTCTTTACCATGATTTTCCTGATGTTAATGAAGGAGATATGAGTCGAATGAGAGCAACATTAGTAAGAGGTAATACCTTAGCACAAATAGCAAACGAATTTAATTTAGGTTATTATTTGCAGTTAGGACAAGGTGAATTAAAAAGTGGTGGTTTTAAAAGAGAATCAATTTTAGCAAATACAATAGAAGCTATCATAGGAAGTATATTTTTAGATAGTAATCTAAATATAGTAGAAAAATTAATTTTGAAATGGTATAAAAAAAGACTAGAAATAATTAGTCCTGGAGATACTCAAAAAGATCCAAAAACTAGATTACAAGAACATTTACAATCAAAACATTTACCTCTACCTGAATATGTAGTAAAAAAAGTATATGGAGAAGCGCATAATCAATTATTTACTATTTATTGTGAAATTACTGGGATACACGAAAAATCAATTGGAATTGGATCAAGTCGAAGAAAAGCAGAACAAGAAGCTGCTCAAAGCGCATTAATAAAATTGGGGTTAGAGTGA
- the argS gene encoding arginine--tRNA ligase: MNIKLILKKHVTQALTRIGIKNIKYLVVHNTYHKKTWNYQVNGIIKIAKELSINSFDLANNIALNIRKHKIYKKVLVSQPGFISIFLNKVWIEKKLEKKIKSVRLNIDYVKPKNIIIDYSSPNMAKEMHVGHLRSTIIGDAIARIMEFLGHNVIRINHIGDWGAQFGMIIAYLKTYHNENNTLHDISYEKIYKKAKEKYECDKIFLKKVKNYTKKLQSENKSCIKIWKKIVQTTIKQNEKIYKTLNVTLTNKNIIGESFYKNMLFDIVKDLQQKKIAVKHNGAIIVFLKNFKNRNGNSMGVIIQKKDGGFLYSTTDLACLKYRYEILHADKILYYIDIRQNQYLMQIIEIGKKAGYIPNHMKVEHHMFGMILSENNRPFKTRSGNNIKLSSLLKEAIKRAKIIAKHKNPKISKEKLNFLAERIGIGAIKYFDLSKNRTTNYVFNWDNILSFNGNTAPYIQYAYTRILSIFKKLNVSMFSLQGTIKLSNIFENKLGAKLLEFEEIILDTADKGMPHILCLYLYQLSILFSKFYENCSILLSKDVEIRNSRLLLTFLTARTLKKGLNIIGISTINYM, encoded by the coding sequence ATGAATATAAAATTAATACTAAAAAAACATGTCACTCAAGCACTAACACGTATCGGAATAAAAAATATAAAATACCTTGTTGTTCATAATACTTATCATAAAAAAACATGGAATTATCAGGTTAATGGAATAATAAAAATAGCAAAAGAACTAAGTATAAATTCTTTTGATTTAGCTAATAATATCGCGTTAAATATACGTAAACACAAAATTTATAAAAAAGTTTTAGTATCTCAACCTGGTTTTATAAGTATTTTTTTAAACAAAGTTTGGATAGAGAAAAAACTAGAAAAAAAAATAAAATCAGTGAGATTAAATATAGATTATGTAAAACCTAAAAATATTATTATAGATTATTCATCACCTAATATGGCAAAAGAAATGCATGTAGGTCATTTACGTTCCACTATAATAGGGGACGCTATAGCAAGAATTATGGAATTCTTAGGACATAATGTCATACGAATAAATCATATTGGAGATTGGGGAGCGCAATTTGGAATGATAATAGCTTATCTAAAAACATATCACAATGAAAATAATACTTTACATGATATTAGTTATGAAAAAATTTATAAAAAAGCAAAAGAAAAATATGAATGCGACAAGATATTCTTGAAAAAAGTAAAGAATTACACTAAAAAATTACAATCTGAAAATAAATCCTGTATAAAAATTTGGAAGAAAATTGTTCAAACTACTATTAAACAAAATGAAAAAATTTATAAAACTCTAAATGTAACTTTAACCAATAAAAATATTATAGGAGAAAGTTTCTATAAAAACATGCTATTCGATATTGTAAAAGATCTACAACAAAAAAAAATAGCTGTAAAACATAATGGTGCAATAATAGTATTTTTAAAAAATTTTAAAAATAGAAATGGAAATTCAATGGGGGTAATTATTCAAAAAAAAGATGGAGGATTTCTTTATTCCACCACTGATTTAGCATGCTTAAAATATCGATATGAAATTCTTCATGCTGACAAAATTCTGTATTATATTGATATAAGACAAAATCAATATTTGATGCAAATAATAGAAATAGGAAAAAAAGCTGGTTATATTCCGAATCATATGAAAGTAGAACATCATATGTTTGGAATGATACTATCTGAAAACAATCGTCCTTTTAAAACACGATCTGGAAATAACATTAAATTATCTTCTTTATTAAAAGAAGCAATAAAAAGAGCTAAAATTATTGCAAAACACAAAAATCCTAAAATCTCTAAAGAAAAACTAAACTTTTTAGCTGAAAGAATAGGAATTGGAGCAATAAAATATTTTGATTTATCTAAAAATAGAACAACTAATTACGTATTTAACTGGGATAACATATTATCATTCAACGGAAATACAGCCCCTTATATACAATATGCATATACTCGAATACTATCAATTTTTAAAAAATTAAACGTTTCTATGTTTAGCTTACAAGGAACAATCAAATTATCAAATATATTCGAAAATAAACTGGGTGCTAAATTATTAGAATTCGAAGAAATAATTTTAGATACAGCTGATAAAGGAATGCCTCATATATTGTGTCTCTATTTATATCAACTCTCGATATTATTTTCAAAATTTTATGAAAACTGTTCTATTTTACTTTCTAAAGATGTTGAAATACGTAATAGTAGATTATTATTAACTTTTTTAACTGCAAGAACACTCAAAAAAGGATTAAATATTATTGGAATTTCAACAATTAACTATATGTAA
- the rnhA gene encoding ribonuclease HI, giving the protein MLPYIKLFSDGSCLKNPGPGGYSSIIKYNQYELIISSGFYCTTNNRMELMGVIKALEKLKKPCIIEIFTDSQYVKNGIVLWIKKWKLNNWKTTHNKKVKNIDLWLRLSNISYLHQITWKWIKGHSGHIENEKCNTLAQNSAKHPTSEDIGYIS; this is encoded by the coding sequence ATGTTACCTTATATTAAATTATTTTCAGATGGATCATGTTTAAAAAATCCTGGACCAGGAGGATATAGTTCAATTATTAAATATAATCAATACGAACTAATTATTAGTTCAGGTTTTTATTGCACTACAAACAATCGTATGGAATTGATGGGAGTTATAAAAGCTTTAGAAAAACTTAAAAAACCATGTATTATTGAAATTTTTACTGATAGCCAATATGTAAAAAATGGAATCGTACTTTGGATAAAAAAATGGAAATTAAATAATTGGAAAACTACACATAATAAAAAAGTTAAAAATATTGATTTATGGTTAAGATTAAGCAATATTTCATATTTGCATCAAATCACTTGGAAATGGATAAAAGGTCATTCAGGGCATATAGAAAATGAAAAATGTAATACTTTAGCACAAAATTCTGCTAAACATCCTACTTCGGAAGATATTGGATATATATCATAA
- the acpS gene encoding holo-ACP synthase, translating to MSIIGIGIDILSIKRIKKIVQKLEKKFSNRILSKYELTEYKKSKNPVLFLAKRFSTKEAASKALGTGIKNGIKFNNFELYHDYLGKPHLKLLKKAKILSKNLNINSIYVSLSDEKLYVTSIVIIET from the coding sequence ATGAGCATTATTGGAATAGGAATAGATATTTTATCTATTAAAAGAATAAAAAAAATCGTTCAAAAATTAGAAAAAAAATTTTCGAATCGTATACTATCTAAATATGAACTGACAGAATATAAAAAAAGCAAAAATCCTGTTTTATTTTTAGCAAAAAGATTTTCTACAAAAGAAGCAGCTTCAAAAGCATTAGGTACGGGAATTAAAAACGGAATAAAATTTAATAATTTTGAATTATATCACGACTATTTAGGAAAACCACATCTTAAATTATTAAAAAAAGCAAAGATACTTTCGAAAAATTTAAATATAAACTCAATTTACGTCAGTTTAAGTGATGAAAAATTATATGTTACTTCTATCGTAATCATTGAAACATGA
- the gpt gene encoding xanthine phosphoribosyltransferase, with protein MSKKYIVTWDMLQIYARKLAYKLLPATQWDGIIAVSRGGLIPSALLARELNIRFIDTICISSYDHNNLRDLRILKYASMTKLNESKIIVVDDLVDTGGTGQVIRHIYPKATFVAIFSKPMGKLLVDKYVIDIPQKVWIEQPWDMGISYKSPLVRDF; from the coding sequence ATGAGTAAGAAATACATTGTTACTTGGGATATGCTACAAATTTATGCTAGAAAATTAGCTTATAAGTTACTTCCAGCGACACAATGGGATGGTATTATTGCAGTTAGCAGGGGGGGGTTAATTCCGTCAGCACTGTTAGCAAGAGAATTAAATATTAGATTTATAGATACTATATGTATATCCAGTTATGACCATAATAATTTACGTGATTTAAGAATTTTAAAATATGCGTCTATGACTAAATTAAATGAATCAAAAATAATCGTAGTTGATGACTTGGTAGATACTGGAGGAACAGGTCAAGTAATTCGACATATATATCCCAAAGCTACTTTTGTTGCCATTTTTTCTAAACCAATGGGAAAACTATTAGTAGATAAATATGTTATAGATATACCTCAAAAAGTTTGGATTGAACAACCCTGGGATATGGGAATTTCTTATAAATCACCATTAGTTCGAGATTTTTAA
- the gloB gene encoding hydroxyacylglutathione hydrolase, with protein MKITYIPILNDNYVWVIINNNKFCIIVDPGDYIPVLNFIKKHNLYPIAILVTHRHQDHIGGIKKLLQSYPKLYIYGPKETKNFGINKICKENDYISILGYKFKIIFTPGHTSGHVSYYIKPHLFCGDVLFSGGCGKIKNGMIIKMYTSLKKISRLPQNTLIYPSHEYTLNNLKFSKSICSENQEISNFLKKTKKLYLKNQCTLPSNLEIEKKINPFLNLNKSFVQKSTKIHKDLMLELNILSTLRKMKERYKS; from the coding sequence ATGAAAATTACATACATTCCTATATTAAACGATAACTATGTTTGGGTAATTATAAACAACAACAAATTTTGTATCATCGTTGATCCAGGTGATTACATTCCCGTTTTAAATTTTATTAAAAAACATAATTTATACCCAATAGCTATTTTAGTTACACACCGTCATCAAGACCATATTGGAGGGATTAAAAAATTGTTGCAATCATATCCAAAATTATATATATATGGACCTAAAGAAACAAAAAATTTTGGAATTAACAAAATATGTAAAGAAAATGATTATATTTCTATTTTAGGCTACAAGTTTAAAATTATTTTTACCCCAGGTCATACATCTGGACATGTGTCTTATTATATAAAGCCCCATTTATTTTGTGGTGATGTATTATTTTCCGGGGGGTGTGGCAAAATAAAAAATGGAATGATTATAAAAATGTACACTTCACTTAAAAAAATTTCAAGATTACCACAAAATACTTTAATTTATCCATCTCATGAATACACATTAAACAATTTGAAATTTTCTAAATCCATTTGTTCAGAAAATCAAGAAATATCTAATTTCTTAAAAAAGACTAAAAAACTTTATTTAAAAAATCAATGTACATTACCTAGTAATCTTGAAATAGAAAAAAAAATTAATCCGTTTTTGAATTTAAACAAAAGTTTTGTACAAAAATCTACAAAAATTCATAAAGATTTAATGTTAGAACTAAATATTTTATCAACATTAAGAAAAATGAAAGAAAGGTATAAAAGTTAA
- the grpE gene encoding nucleotide exchange factor GrpE — MEDQLLKHNDRNNNENLKCDDIILEDNTNYIQDISILNKKIKDLEKNMLDKTLLSREKIKLYRHRTDKDIENTYKFSLSNFINALLPIIDNIERSLKLFDKEDKILNPIFIKLQDLLNSFLKLLREFGLKEIKKSKIPFNPDIHQAMATQNFKNIEENYVVSIMQVGYLLNGRLLRPAMVIVSKS, encoded by the coding sequence ATGGAAGATCAATTATTAAAGCATAATGATCGTAATAATAATGAAAATTTAAAATGCGATGATATAATTTTAGAAGATAATACTAACTATATTCAAGATATCAGTATACTTAATAAGAAAATTAAAGATCTTGAGAAAAACATGTTAGATAAAACGTTATTATCAAGAGAAAAAATAAAATTATATAGACATAGAACAGATAAAGATATTGAAAATACTTATAAATTTTCTTTAAGTAATTTTATTAATGCATTGCTTCCTATTATTGATAATATTGAACGTTCATTAAAATTATTTGATAAAGAAGATAAAATCTTAAATCCTATATTTATTAAGTTACAAGATTTATTAAATTCTTTTTTAAAATTATTGCGAGAATTTGGTTTAAAAGAAATAAAAAAATCAAAAATTCCATTTAATCCTGACATACATCAAGCTATGGCTACGCAAAATTTTAAAAATATAGAAGAAAACTATGTTGTTTCAATTATGCAAGTAGGATATTTGTTAAATGGTAGATTATTACGTCCAGCAATGGTTATAGTTTCTAAATCATAA
- a CDS encoding RnfH family protein, whose product MKPIKVLVVYALKNKQYIKKIKLKDKVSVKEAIIFSKILDLIKININNNNVGIYGEIVNLKDLVNNGDRIEIYRPLLVNPRELRRRKMLLKNKK is encoded by the coding sequence ATGAAACCTATTAAAGTGCTCGTTGTATATGCATTAAAAAATAAACAATACATAAAAAAAATAAAACTTAAAGATAAAGTCTCTGTCAAAGAAGCTATTATATTTTCTAAAATTTTAGATCTCATAAAAATAAACATTAACAACAACAATGTAGGAATATATGGTGAAATAGTTAATTTAAAAGATTTAGTAAACAATGGAGATCGAATTGAAATTTATAGACCATTATTAGTAAATCCTAGAGAATTAAGGCGAAGAAAGATGTTATTAAAAAATAAAAAATAA
- the tadA gene encoding tRNA adenosine(34) deaminase TadA produces MNVYDTYFMKKALDCAKLAEIKEEVPVGAVLVLNNIIIGKGSNSSISQHDPTAHAEIIALRSGGAFLKNYRLISTTLYVTLEPCFMCYGAIIHSRISRLVFGTSYKNKKSYNYFNAIYLKKIRKNKIEITKNVLHEDCKNILKFFFKYKRKK; encoded by the coding sequence ATGAATGTTTATGATACATACTTTATGAAAAAAGCTCTTGATTGTGCGAAATTAGCTGAAATAAAAGAAGAAGTTCCTGTTGGAGCGGTACTAGTTTTAAATAATATTATTATTGGAAAAGGATCAAATAGTTCTATTTCACAACATGATCCTACTGCTCATGCTGAAATAATAGCATTACGTTCAGGAGGAGCATTTTTAAAGAACTATCGTTTAATTAGTACGACTTTATATGTTACATTAGAACCTTGTTTTATGTGTTATGGAGCAATAATACATAGTAGAATTTCGAGATTAGTATTTGGTACAAGTTATAAAAATAAAAAAAGTTATAATTATTTTAATGCAATTTATTTAAAAAAAATAAGAAAAAACAAAATAGAAATCACAAAAAACGTTTTACACGAAGATTGTAAGAATATATTAAAATTTTTTTTTAAATATAAAAGGAAGAAATAA
- the flhA gene encoding flagellar biosynthesis protein FlhA, with the protein MAKTSLLSNILKQLSLIKWQILAGPFLILIILSMMVLPLAPFILDLLFTFNISISIVILLVSMFTVHTLEFTAFPIVLLFSTLLRLALNIASTRVILLYGHIGSYSAGNVIQAFGHFLVGGNFAIGIVVFVILVIINFMVITKGAGRIAEVGARFTLDGMPGKQMAIDADLNAGLIGEKEAKKRRLEIAQEADFYGSMDGASKFVRGDAIAGILIMAVNIIGGLIVGIFQHNMLFSEAAKVYTILTIGDGLVAQIPALVISTASGVIVTRVSTEQNVSEQMISQLFYNPRVVLLSGIVLGILGLVPGMPNIIFLLFTSLLFLLSWLLYKRPEPLRAFSLSNKQDDRVSSYDNVRDATWNDVQLEDSIGIELGHQLISMVQSKSENNLLNNIRSVRKECAKKIGFLPPLIHIRNNIYLPHDTYRILIKGIEVGRGVVQLNKFLAIDTNNTLDVLPEKETIDPTFGFKAFWIDYSLLNHAKNKGYNVVQDYTIIPTHLNKIILDNASKLFGRQEAQQLLDYVGKYFPKLIEDLVPNIISLTVFHKVIQNLLLEHVPISDMQTILEALIINSPSHKNDVEILTSLVRISLQKLIIQKIFKDSEIKVMRLGNKLESILLQTLNSESNNAKNNVLEPGLYQYFLQELKKNIDNQISLRNQAVLLVNHKLRMYLSKMLLKIFPNLIILSNLELEENDKKIHVISVLGS; encoded by the coding sequence ATGGCTAAAACTTCATTATTATCTAATATTTTAAAACAATTAAGTTTAATAAAATGGCAAATATTAGCTGGACCTTTTTTAATTTTAATTATTTTATCAATGATGGTTTTACCTTTAGCTCCGTTTATTCTAGATTTATTATTTACTTTTAATATTTCTATTTCAATTGTTATATTATTAGTTTCGATGTTCACAGTTCATACATTAGAATTTACTGCTTTTCCCATAGTTTTATTATTTTCTACGTTATTGCGTTTAGCATTAAATATTGCATCTACAAGAGTTATTTTACTTTATGGACATATAGGATCTTATTCTGCTGGAAATGTAATACAAGCATTTGGGCATTTTTTAGTAGGCGGAAATTTTGCAATAGGCATAGTTGTATTTGTAATTTTAGTTATTATAAATTTTATGGTAATTACGAAAGGAGCAGGTCGTATAGCTGAAGTAGGAGCAAGGTTCACATTAGATGGTATGCCAGGAAAGCAAATGGCAATTGATGCTGATTTAAATGCAGGATTAATTGGAGAAAAGGAAGCAAAAAAACGTCGCTTAGAAATTGCACAAGAAGCTGACTTTTATGGTTCTATGGATGGAGCGAGTAAATTTGTTCGTGGAGATGCTATTGCTGGAATATTAATTATGGCAGTTAATATTATTGGAGGATTGATTGTTGGAATTTTTCAGCATAATATGTTATTTTCTGAAGCAGCTAAGGTATATACGATATTAACTATAGGAGATGGTTTAGTAGCTCAAATTCCTGCTTTAGTAATTTCTACAGCTTCTGGTGTTATTGTAACACGTGTCAGTACAGAACAAAATGTAAGTGAACAAATGATTAGTCAATTATTTTATAATCCAAGAGTAGTATTATTAAGTGGAATTGTTTTGGGGATTCTTGGACTAGTTCCTGGTATGCCTAATATTATTTTTTTATTATTTACTAGTTTATTATTTTTATTGTCTTGGTTATTGTATAAACGCCCTGAACCACTTAGAGCGTTTTCTTTAAGTAATAAGCAAGATGACCGTGTGAGTTCTTATGACAATGTTCGAGACGCTACTTGGAATGACGTACAATTAGAAGATTCTATAGGAATTGAATTAGGACATCAACTTATATCTATGGTGCAAAGTAAATCAGAAAATAATTTACTAAATAATATACGTAGTGTTCGAAAAGAATGTGCTAAAAAAATTGGATTTTTACCTCCTTTGATTCACATTAGGAACAATATTTATTTACCTCATGATACTTATCGTATATTAATTAAAGGAATTGAAGTAGGAAGGGGAGTAGTACAACTTAATAAATTTTTAGCTATTGATACAAATAATACATTGGATGTATTACCAGAAAAAGAAACTATTGATCCTACTTTTGGTTTCAAAGCATTCTGGATTGATTATTCTTTGTTAAATCATGCAAAGAATAAAGGATATAATGTTGTTCAAGATTATACTATTATTCCCACTCATCTAAATAAAATTATTTTGGATAATGCTAGTAAATTATTCGGAAGACAAGAAGCTCAGCAATTATTAGATTATGTTGGGAAATATTTTCCAAAACTAATAGAAGATTTAGTTCCAAATATAATTAGTTTAACAGTATTTCATAAAGTTATTCAAAACTTATTATTAGAACATGTTCCTATTAGTGATATGCAAACTATTTTAGAAGCTCTTATAATTAATTCTCCTTCTCATAAAAATGATGTTGAAATATTAACGAGTTTAGTAAGAATTTCTTTACAAAAACTTATTATTCAAAAAATTTTTAAAGATAGTGAAATCAAAGTGATGAGATTAGGTAATAAGTTAGAAAGCATATTGCTTCAGACTTTGAATAGTGAAAGCAATAACGCTAAAAATAATGTATTAGAACCAGGATTATATCAGTATTTTTTACAAGAATTAAAGAAAAATATTGATAATCAAATTTCATTACGTAACCAAGCAGTACTTTTAGTAAATCATAAATTACGTATGTATTTGTCGAAAATGTTATTAAAAATCTTTCCTAATTTGATTATTTTATCTAATTTAGAGTTAGAAGAAAACGATAAAAAAATACATGTTATTAGTGTTTTGGGATCTTAA
- the smpB gene encoding SsrA-binding protein SmpB, which translates to MIERKKYNNLITKIAFNKKAKYKYFIKETLEVGLVLLGWEVKAFKSGNINISDSYISFNSGEFYLIGAQFNALPTTQSYSSCIFNRDRKILLNKHEIMFLYQKMYKSGYTIITLSCFLKNNWCKMKIAIAKGKTQHDKREEKKQAQWNLEKIKIFKKIR; encoded by the coding sequence ATGATAGAAAGAAAAAAATATAACAATTTAATTACAAAAATCGCTTTTAATAAAAAAGCAAAATATAAATATTTTATTAAAGAAACTTTAGAAGTAGGTTTAGTTTTATTGGGTTGGGAAGTAAAAGCTTTTAAATCAGGAAATATAAATATTAGCGATAGTTATATATCTTTTAATTCAGGTGAATTTTACCTAATTGGGGCTCAATTTAATGCTCTTCCTACAACTCAATCATATTCATCATGTATATTTAACAGAGATAGAAAAATATTGCTTAATAAACATGAAATTATGTTTTTATATCAAAAAATGTATAAAAGTGGTTATACTATAATAACATTATCATGTTTTTTAAAAAACAATTGGTGTAAAATGAAAATAGCTATTGCAAAAGGAAAAACACAACATGATAAACGTGAAGAGAAAAAACAAGCTCAATGGAATTTAGAGAAAATTAAAATCTTTAAAAAGATACGTTAA